A window of the Longimicrobiales bacterium genome harbors these coding sequences:
- the carB gene encoding carbamoyl-phosphate synthase large subunit encodes MPRRDDIQSILILGSGPIVIGQGCEFDYSGTQAVRALKEEGYRVILVNSNPATIMTDPDLADRTYIEPITPEWVERIIERERPDALLPTMGGQTALNVSLELFDRGVLEKHGVELIGADARAIRMAEDREEFAEAMARLKLKVPHGGFARSMEDARTIVEDVGYPAIIRPSFTLGGTGGAIAYNRDEFEEFVRRGIDQSPIGEVLIDRSVIGWKEFELEVMRDGADNVVIVCAIENFDPMGVHTGDSITVAPSQTLTDVEYQVMRDAALAIIREIGVEAGGCNIQFAVNPADGEMLVVEMNPRVSRSSALASKATGFPIARIGAKLAVGYRLDELPNDITKSTPASFEPTLDYVVCKFPRFAFEKFPTADPTLGVQMKAVGEVMSIGRTLKQAWQKGLRGLETGRDGWEAAANPKDDGLPDDSLESLRSALRRPTAERVFQIKRAFDAGLSIDEIHELTLVDPWFLAQLKEMHDAEQWYRSLPEVDRVALLRMKRLGFGDRLLAKFRGESERDVRERRWSYSVRPTYHMVDTCAGEFPAATPYLYSAYESESEAPPSDRKKVVILGSGPNRIGQGIEFDYCCVQAALALRDAGFETIMVNSNPETVSTDFDISDKLYFEPLTLEDVLEIVEREQPVGVIVQLGGQTPLKLAKPLAELGVPILGTSVEAIDRAEDRDRFAEVCRKLGAAMPPNGIATSTEQAVAIANDIGYPILVRPSYVLGGRAMEIVYDEPSLRDYFERAVRASPDHPVLVDSFLEDAFEADVDALSDGERVVIAGVMQHIEDAGVHSGDSACVLPPYMLRDAEVEKMRELTRAFALELGVVGLINVQYAVRHGTVYVLEVNPRASRTVPFVSKATGVSFARLASLVMAGQKLADLDVPEEPDVIGVAVKEAVFPFNKFDVDVILGPEMRSTGEVMGFDESFGMAFAKAEISAGAPIPTEGVVCITVNDHDKANVTPIARRFHDLGFEIRATEGTWRYLRARGIPAERIFKVGEGRPHIVDQLISGEIDLLINTPLGKKSQFDDYAMRRAAITRKVPYCTTLSAASAACDAAIALRSRERTVLSLQERGSETVAPVR; translated from the coding sequence GTGCCGCGAAGAGACGACATCCAGAGCATCCTCATCCTCGGCTCCGGCCCGATCGTGATCGGCCAGGGCTGCGAGTTCGATTACTCGGGTACCCAGGCCGTACGCGCCCTCAAGGAAGAGGGCTACCGGGTCATCCTCGTCAACAGCAATCCGGCCACGATCATGACCGATCCGGACCTCGCGGATCGGACCTACATCGAGCCGATCACGCCGGAGTGGGTCGAGCGCATCATCGAGCGCGAGCGGCCGGATGCGCTGCTGCCCACGATGGGCGGCCAGACGGCGCTCAACGTGTCGCTGGAGCTGTTCGATCGCGGGGTGCTCGAGAAGCACGGCGTCGAATTGATCGGTGCGGACGCGCGCGCGATCCGCATGGCAGAGGACCGCGAGGAGTTTGCCGAGGCGATGGCGCGCCTCAAGCTCAAGGTCCCGCACGGCGGCTTCGCGCGCTCGATGGAAGACGCGCGCACCATCGTCGAGGACGTCGGATATCCGGCCATCATCCGCCCGTCGTTCACGCTCGGCGGCACGGGCGGCGCGATCGCGTACAACCGCGACGAGTTCGAGGAGTTCGTCCGCCGCGGCATCGACCAGTCGCCGATCGGCGAGGTGCTGATCGATCGCAGCGTGATCGGCTGGAAGGAGTTCGAGCTCGAGGTGATGCGCGACGGCGCGGACAACGTCGTCATCGTTTGCGCGATCGAGAACTTCGACCCGATGGGGGTGCACACCGGCGACTCGATCACGGTCGCGCCCTCGCAGACCCTCACGGACGTCGAGTACCAGGTCATGCGCGACGCCGCGCTCGCGATCATCCGCGAGATCGGCGTCGAGGCGGGCGGCTGCAACATCCAGTTCGCGGTCAACCCCGCCGACGGCGAGATGCTGGTCGTCGAGATGAACCCGCGCGTCTCGCGCAGCTCCGCGCTCGCGTCCAAGGCAACCGGCTTCCCGATCGCGCGCATCGGCGCCAAGCTCGCCGTCGGCTACCGCCTCGACGAGCTGCCCAACGACATCACGAAGTCGACGCCCGCCTCCTTCGAGCCGACGCTGGACTACGTTGTCTGCAAGTTCCCGCGTTTCGCGTTCGAGAAGTTCCCCACGGCGGATCCTACGCTCGGCGTGCAGATGAAGGCGGTCGGCGAGGTGATGTCGATCGGGCGGACACTGAAGCAGGCCTGGCAGAAGGGGCTGCGCGGCCTCGAGACCGGCCGGGACGGCTGGGAAGCTGCGGCCAACCCGAAGGACGACGGGCTGCCCGACGATTCGCTCGAGTCGCTCCGCAGTGCGCTGCGCCGCCCCACGGCGGAGCGCGTGTTCCAGATCAAGCGCGCCTTCGATGCCGGCCTGAGCATCGACGAGATCCACGAGCTCACGCTCGTCGATCCGTGGTTCCTGGCGCAGCTGAAGGAGATGCACGACGCCGAGCAGTGGTACCGCTCGCTGCCCGAGGTCGACCGTGTCGCGCTGCTGCGCATGAAGCGCCTGGGCTTCGGCGACAGGCTGCTCGCGAAGTTCCGGGGCGAGTCGGAGCGCGACGTGCGTGAGCGTCGCTGGTCGTACAGCGTCCGCCCGACCTACCACATGGTCGACACGTGCGCTGGCGAGTTCCCGGCCGCGACGCCGTACCTGTACTCCGCGTACGAGTCGGAGAGCGAGGCGCCGCCGAGCGATCGAAAGAAGGTCGTGATCCTCGGCTCCGGCCCGAACCGCATCGGCCAGGGCATCGAGTTCGACTACTGCTGCGTCCAGGCCGCGCTCGCACTGCGCGACGCCGGCTTCGAGACGATCATGGTCAACTCGAACCCGGAGACGGTGTCCACGGACTTCGACATTTCCGACAAGCTGTACTTCGAGCCGCTGACGCTGGAGGACGTGCTCGAGATCGTCGAGCGCGAGCAGCCGGTCGGCGTGATCGTGCAGCTCGGCGGCCAGACGCCGCTCAAGCTGGCGAAACCACTCGCCGAGCTGGGCGTGCCGATCCTGGGCACGAGCGTCGAGGCAATCGACCGTGCGGAGGACCGTGACCGCTTTGCGGAGGTCTGCCGCAAGCTGGGCGCGGCCATGCCCCCGAACGGCATCGCGACCAGCACCGAACAGGCAGTCGCGATCGCCAACGACATCGGGTATCCGATCCTGGTGCGCCCATCGTACGTGCTGGGCGGCCGCGCCATGGAGATCGTCTACGACGAGCCTTCCCTCCGCGACTACTTCGAACGCGCGGTGCGTGCATCGCCGGATCACCCGGTGCTCGTCGACAGCTTCCTCGAGGACGCATTCGAAGCCGATGTCGACGCCTTGAGCGACGGCGAGCGCGTCGTGATCGCCGGCGTGATGCAGCACATCGAGGACGCGGGCGTGCACTCGGGCGACTCCGCCTGCGTGCTGCCGCCGTACATGCTGCGCGATGCGGAGGTCGAGAAGATGCGCGAGCTGACGCGTGCGTTCGCGCTCGAGCTCGGTGTCGTCGGCCTGATCAACGTGCAGTACGCGGTGCGACACGGCACGGTCTACGTCCTGGAGGTCAATCCGCGCGCCTCGCGCACCGTCCCGTTCGTCTCCAAGGCAACCGGCGTCTCCTTCGCGCGCCTCGCCTCACTCGTGATGGCGGGGCAGAAGCTGGCGGACCTCGATGTGCCCGAGGAGCCGGACGTCATCGGCGTCGCAGTGAAGGAAGCCGTCTTCCCGTTCAACAAGTTCGACGTCGACGTGATTCTCGGCCCCGAGATGCGCTCCACGGGCGAGGTGATGGGCTTCGATGAGAGCTTCGGGATGGCGTTCGCCAAGGCGGAGATCTCGGCGGGTGCACCGATCCCGACCGAGGGCGTCGTGTGCATCACCGTGAACGACCACGACAAGGCGAACGTCACGCCGATCGCGCGTCGGTTCCACGATCTCGGCTTCGAGATCCGCGCGACGGAAGGGACCTGGCGCTACCTGCGCGCCCGCGGCATCCCGGCAGAGCGGATCTTCAAGGTGGGTGAAGGGCGCCCGCACATCGTGGATCAGCTGATCAGCGGCGAGATCGACCTGCTGATCAACACGCCGCTCGGCAAGAAGTCGCAGTTCGACGACTACGCCATGCGACGCGCCGCGATCACGCGCAAGGTGCCGTACTGCACGACGCTGTCTGCGGCGAGCGCCGCGTGCGACGCCGCGATCGCGCTGCGGTCGCGCGAACGCACGGTGCTGAGCCTGCAGGAGCGTGGAAGCGAGACTGTGGCGCCCGTGAGATAG